One part of the Magallana gigas chromosome 5, xbMagGiga1.1, whole genome shotgun sequence genome encodes these proteins:
- the LOC105336160 gene encoding glucose-induced degradation protein 8 homolog isoform X2, translated as MFPKMNFGSSMERQEEVSMEEWNDRLQQVHPTRADMNKLVMNYLVTEGFKEAADKFQKESGVQPMVDLEQLDERIKIREAIQEGRIQDAISLVNSIQPELLDNDRYLYFRLQQQQLIELIREKNVEAALEFAQTQLAERGEENPEILSELERTLALLAFESPELSPFGELLHPSQRQKVASELNAAIQENDSTPKLANLLKLLLWSQEELDKKKVKYPRMTDLATGSLDDSK; from the exons ATGTTTCCAAAAATGAATTTTGGGTCGAGTATGGAGAGACAGGAGGAGGTGTCTATGGAGGAATGGAATGACAGACTCCAACAAGTTCATCCAACCCGGGCAGACATGAACAAACTCGTCATGAATTATCTGGTCACAG agGGTTTTAAGGAAGCTGCTGACAAGTTCCAAAAAGAATCAGGGGTACAGCCAATGGTAGACCTAGAACAGCTGGACGAGCGAATCAAAATCCGCGAGGCAATACAGGAGGGACGTATACAAGATGCTATTTCATTGGTCAACAGCATTCAACCAGAGCTACTGGACAATGACAGATACCTGTATTTTAGATTACAG caaCAACAGCTAATTGAgctaataagagagaaaaatgtAGAGGCAGCACTCGAGTTTGCTCAGACTCAGCTGGCTGAGCGAGGAGAAGAGAACCCTGAGATTTTGTCAGAGCTTGAGCGTACACTGGCACTGTTGGCATTTGAAAGTCcagaattatctccctttgggGAGCTTCTGCATCCTTCACAAAGACAAAAG GTGGCCAGTGAGCTGAATGCAGCCATCCAGGAAAATGATTCCACTCCAAAGCTTGCCAATCTCCTGAAGCTGTTACTGTGGTCACAGGAAGAGCTGGACAAAAAGAAAGTCAAGTACCCCAGGATGACTGACCTAGCCACGGGGTCACTGGATGATTCCAAGTAG
- the LOC105336158 gene encoding protein FAM167B — protein sequence MSKIKEARRPTLAVIEENALPEIYVTPEIETETPRKLLDENDNVYSHLNLLKEKTAKLNLSTRRPSYVTWRNECIVDSGRGIKARLPSVRGEDSVNGNELTLDKRIDNIDGALAWIKQELLAMRTQDQDIARKLLSLRQEMNALRLQWSCDEHKEMLEEAQCDLEEMHELQDICDTPLDSVQPHQLKQIGVTKMNLNTRRFSIL from the exons ATGTCAAAAATTAAGGAGGCTCGACGGCCCACTTTGGCTGTTATAGAGGAAAACGCACTTCCGGAAATATACGTGACTCCAGAAATCGAAACTGAGACCCCACGAAAACTTTTAgatgaaaatgataatgtgtatTCTCATCTAAATCTCCTTAAAGAAAAGACTGCCAAATTAAATCTTAGCACGCGACGGCCAAGTTACGTCACGTGGAGAAACGAGTGCATAGTGGACTCAGGGAGAGGAATTAAGGCAAGACTGCCGAGTGTAAGGGGAGAAGACTCTGTTAATGGGAACGAACTAACTCTCGATAAGCGAATAGACAATATTGATGGTGCTCTGGCTTGGATTAAGCAGGAACTT CTAGCGATGCGCACGCAGGACCAGGATATAGCCAGGAAGCTGCTTTCATTACGTCAGGAGATGAACGCGCTGAGGCTCCAGTGGAGCTGTGACGAACACAAGGAGATGCTGGAGGAGGCTCAATGTGACCTTGAGGAAATGCACGAGCTACAGGACATCTGTGACACGCCTCTAGACAGTGTTCAGCCCCACCAACTCAAACAAATAGGGGTCACCAAAATGAACCTCAACACAAGGAGATTCTCTATTCTATAA
- the LOC105336159 gene encoding uncharacterized protein, translating into MSVRNAWSSHPLAAPRRAPVHESLTMCKNASWSTRLSVGGMALGFLLQIIGVSMPHWCDSTELQTKRGNFGLWKSCEDIGRPGEHVPICQFSLNVQIISVQILGVLGVLGTVATPCLVLAAILKVEDKCRTSVLSILSALGTASFIIIGVTVFGLEIPDENWRLSWAFGLSAAAGVVYVGVFLTLTWTVIRRRSAPSSVAD; encoded by the exons ATGTCGGTTAGAAATGCGTGGTCTTCTCATCCTCTCGCGGCGCCGCGCCGAGCACCTGTTCATGAATCCCTGACCATGTGTAAAAACGCATCCTGGAGCACAAGGCTGTCGGTAGGGGGGATGGCCCTGGGCTTCCTGCTACAGATTATTGGGGTCTCGATGCCTCACTGGTGCGATTCCACGGAGCTTCAGACGAAACGGGGTAACTTCGGACTCTGGAAGTCGTGTGAGGATATCGGCAGACCAGGGGAGCACGTGCCCATCTGTCAGTTCTCCCTGAACG TCCAGATTATCTCTGTCCAGATCCTTGGGGTCCTCGGGGTGCTGGGAACCGTGGCCACACCCTGTCTGGTGCTGGCCGCCATTCTCAAGGTCGAGGACAAATGTAGGACGTCCGTACTGTCCATATTGTCGGCCCTCGGGacag CTTCTTTCATCATTATTGGAGTGACCGTCTTTGGATTGGAGATCCCCGATGAGAACTGGAGGCTGTCCTGGGCGTTCGGACTTTCCGCGGCGGCAGGGGTGGTATACGTGGGCGTGTTTCTGACCTTGACATGGACTGTAATCAGGAGGAGATCAGCGCCCTCATCAGTGGCAGATTGA
- the LOC105336160 gene encoding glucose-induced degradation protein 8 homolog isoform X1 — MKNQSHWPETEGTPMKSALFALNQTSMFPKMNFGSSMERQEEVSMEEWNDRLQQVHPTRADMNKLVMNYLVTEGFKEAADKFQKESGVQPMVDLEQLDERIKIREAIQEGRIQDAISLVNSIQPELLDNDRYLYFRLQQQQLIELIREKNVEAALEFAQTQLAERGEENPEILSELERTLALLAFESPELSPFGELLHPSQRQKVASELNAAIQENDSTPKLANLLKLLLWSQEELDKKKVKYPRMTDLATGSLDDSK, encoded by the exons ATGAAAAATCAATCACACTGGCCAGAGACAGAAGGAACACCCATGAAAAGTGCATTGTTTGCCCTCAATCAAAC TTCCATGTTTCCAAAAATGAATTTTGGGTCGAGTATGGAGAGACAGGAGGAGGTGTCTATGGAGGAATGGAATGACAGACTCCAACAAGTTCATCCAACCCGGGCAGACATGAACAAACTCGTCATGAATTATCTGGTCACAG agGGTTTTAAGGAAGCTGCTGACAAGTTCCAAAAAGAATCAGGGGTACAGCCAATGGTAGACCTAGAACAGCTGGACGAGCGAATCAAAATCCGCGAGGCAATACAGGAGGGACGTATACAAGATGCTATTTCATTGGTCAACAGCATTCAACCAGAGCTACTGGACAATGACAGATACCTGTATTTTAGATTACAG caaCAACAGCTAATTGAgctaataagagagaaaaatgtAGAGGCAGCACTCGAGTTTGCTCAGACTCAGCTGGCTGAGCGAGGAGAAGAGAACCCTGAGATTTTGTCAGAGCTTGAGCGTACACTGGCACTGTTGGCATTTGAAAGTCcagaattatctccctttgggGAGCTTCTGCATCCTTCACAAAGACAAAAG GTGGCCAGTGAGCTGAATGCAGCCATCCAGGAAAATGATTCCACTCCAAAGCTTGCCAATCTCCTGAAGCTGTTACTGTGGTCACAGGAAGAGCTGGACAAAAAGAAAGTCAAGTACCCCAGGATGACTGACCTAGCCACGGGGTCACTGGATGATTCCAAGTAG